The Hydra vulgaris chromosome 05, alternate assembly HydraT2T_AEP genome includes the window TTAGTCAAAGTTTTTGCTAATATCTCGTATTGGGTCAATTTGGTGTcaatattgtttcttttttctttaatgaatcCTTCAAGTGATGAAAGAAGAGCGGAAGCGTCTAACAAATCTAGTCCGGCTgtctgtaattttttatttactttattaattctttCCAGAATTTGTtcccaaaaaataaacaaaattccATTTTCCAATGaagtcatttttgaaaataatgttttcgCTTCTTCTCTTTGGTCCATTTTTTCTTGGTCATCGTTTGCAATTGATTTTAAAACCGTTAAAATTtcttcataattattttttaaagctttaacaGCTTCATAATGGGTGCACTATCTGGTTTTGCCTAAATTTTTTAGGGTGTGCGTTttctcatttaattttaaagcgtCGGTAATTGCATTCCATTTTTTAGtagaacttgaaaaaaacacaaataattgCTGAATTGTACCGAAAAATATTACAACTTCATGCACAACTTTTGCGGGTTCTATCCCTATCAGATTTAAACTATGTGCTGCACACGGTGTATATACTGCCAACTGATTTTCTCTCTGCAGTAGTGCCCTTAAGCCGTTATATTGGTCTGACATGTTGGCGGCATTGTCGTATGATTGGCCGCGACaatttttgatggaaaaattatttgtatctaATATTGTTTTGACTACATTTAGTAGAGATTTTCCAGTATGTGAAGTGATTGGGGTAATTGTTAAAAATCGCTCGAATACATCACCTTGGTAGCAATATCTTAGTATAATAGCGAGTTGATCAACATGCGCCACATCCGGGGTTGAATCAACAACAATCGAATAATATTTTGTCGAATTGACTTCCtctataattgtttttgttacttttttcgCCATTAATGTAATAATTTCTTCATACACAGTTTTGGTTAGGTAAGAAACAGAGTGTTTTTTTCCTGAACATTTCTGTATGTGCTCTTTAAGAAACGGATCGAATTCAGCAATCAATTCCAAACAGCCCATAAAATTGCCATTATTTGGAACACTAAATGTTTCATTGTGACCACGAAATGCTAAACCTCGTTCACTCAAAAACttaacaacagcaacaacacgcttcaaaattttataaaatttatctgATTCCTGCTTTAATTCTTGCATTAATTGTTTATCGATTGTATTTTTCCTTTCTTTTTGCGTTGTCCAATTTATAACGGCGTTCTTGTGCGGCGTAGAATTTTCGTGGAGTATGACATATTCCTCTCCATGTTTCCAATCAGAGAACCCTTTGGAAAATGCTTGTACgtttatagaaaataatttgCACATAAAACAATATATGTTTCATGTGCTTTTCGAATAACATATTCAATTTCTTGACACTGGCTGTGCATCTTTAAgccgttttttaaatagttcttcGGAAAAATATCGATTTTGTGTTTTTGAAGTTCTGCACGAAGCTGCATAATCACGTTTATGGAAAcccttattttgaaaatatgtcgtatctttggttaaaaaaaaattaaagaaatcgCTATTTAATATATCCGGCCATGTGCccaaatcacaaaaattatCTTCGGAGGGCAGTTCAACGAAGTATGGGGATGTTTGAATTTCTGATGATTCAaatattgaaacattttgatcattatttttatctttaatttgagCTGAAGATGTTTCGTCGATCTGGGATTGGATTGAAAAGAAGTTGgttaatgttttacatttttttattgcgtCTTGCTTCTGTTCTGCTAATGTTCTTTTTTGACACCCACTTTTATATTTACGACCCGTCATCGTTAAAcctatatagaaataaaatttatataaattttatttaatatgttataattttaataccGAGCGAATGAAAAATAATCAGTGGAATTTgcacaaaaataaacttaatcatTCAAAGCTGAGTCGCAGGTGCACTATTTTTACAAAAGCTAGCAAAGACACTTAACAATTTTTCAATACAAAAGCATTTGAACATCATCGTAGCGATAACAATGccaatacaatttttattctctattctaaaaatttagttttcgtTCGCTTGaattttcacatttttcacACTTACttatgtttgaaataattaattactTAACCACTTTTACATTTGATAAATGAATATTCACGATAATATGCAAAATTTCTCTTTTCATTCGGGCCCCTTACTGGTCGGGGCCCCGGGCTTTAGCCCTATTAGCCCATATATAGatccgccactgtatatatatatatatatatatatatatatatatatatatatatatatatatatatatatatatatatattatatatatatatatatatatatatatatatatatatatatatatatatatatatatatatatatatatatatatatatattgtgaataatattttacttatttaaaaaatattctatatattaattACCCTTGTATAACTAATATAACAAAGTAATATGATTATTCTAGAACTCTACTTGTAAATTAATTCTAATAACGAAAAATATCAAAACGAAGTTgtgagacaaaaaaaaagatccgATTTCCGTCAAAATTgagaagtttaaaactttaaggAATGAGTAAAATTAAAGTGTAGGGAGTAATGAGTGCCAACTATCTCTAGTTCAACCTATAAATCAACAATGGCATGACCTACAACacgtagaaaattttttttactttacaatatttatatcaGTATATCataaattgcatttttacaaaatattatttttgatgtcaaagtttttttttacaaataagttattaaacaaagcttgcatattaattaaaatatttttaaatacatgaGACAAATAGATGAGACAAATAGATGAGACATTCTTAACTAATTTCCCAAAAGTTAGTATTTACGggtaataaaacatttactgAAAGAagttagaaaagaaaaaaaagtggaggaaaaaaaaaaaatgtcggtttattttgtaaaattatttttaaaatgatgctAAAAATTACAACCTGCATAGAATTTCAGTCATTGGCGGCGCATAGTGACTCAGAACGATCAAAAAACggcaaagttaaataaaatttaatataattcctaaaaaaaacatgttatatgttaaaataataatttttggatcaaagatttcaattttgttattaaaaaatatttttacgcaCAGCTTTGACGCGTACAATGCGCGTTTACGTGCGCGTTAAAGTTGACTATACGcgtacaaaataattttttttaaagttttagaatCATTAAGactaaaatttcattaaacacGCCATCTTGATAATTAACtctacttgatatttttataaaaaaatggtttttaaaggaTGTTAATACATAGCGgaaaaaactgtattttactacatttattttatcatttatattacaattattttaataaatttcatcTAGTAACGGTTTTCCTCGATATCtcttatgttttctaaaagatATGCTTGATACTTTTGGATCTGATCTTACTTGAAGGTAGTGCATCTGGTTCATCATAGTGTTTAACTATGATATTTTTGCCGTGTACTTAAGTCTAGaatttcttatttgtttatttaaattttccagTGCATCTTCCGGATATATATATTGACATGCCTGAACCCAGCTTCAGGCATGTCAATATATATGCTTAACCGTTCTCTGAAGAGTACCTgaatctctttcttttttaagtttactgaTAATTTCTCgtcaattgtttttgttttatactttttaatatccATTTTATGAAGAATAAACTCCAAGTACTTTACCCAGCAGTGCAAAGCTGAATTTCCGAGCGCCAAGGCTGACTCGTTTTCAGTTTTTGCATTTACTAAATCAATATTGTTCACTTCATTGGGTTTAACATATCACACATTGTAGGATTGAGTGGATTTTTTCTCTGTAAGTGCGTTAACTACTTTATTATCAAGTATTGTGAGATCAAACCTATAGGTTATATTAAAGATCACCATTCTTCctgaatattaaaaactttgcgAAACGTCTTTAAGGtatttgttagatttttttaaaatttgattctgGTTCTCTGGATAAAATCTGACTctcttttttatgttgtagatgAAGAGTCTACAAAAGTGACAATTTTAAGGATTTCCATACTtccaaattttttcatattctacTTTGAGCAATGTGAGCACAAAAGCTGTACTGaaaagattttcttcatgattaagttctttaattatgTTGCTTGTCTCGTATTTCTGCTTATAAATGCTTTGGCTTGATGTTCCATCAAAACCAATCTTTCCATACAAAACTTCAAATACTTCGTTATCTTGACCATATTCGGCATAATCATTTCAGTTATTCTACTAACAGTGTGATCTAACATTCTTCATACACTTTGctgaaatttcagaaaaatgtatattttcagGATAGCATTTCAATTATTCCACTAAAATATCATGCAAGGATAAATATGTACATTGTGTACAAGGGCTGAGTTTCTGAttatttgatattgtttatcgCTGAGAACAGTGttcatttttaatgcaagagCTTCCTCTACACTCATATTAATGGGAAAGGTTTTATCCAAAGTTTCATCAGCATTTTTGGTCTCTAAAGCAttagacatatttttttaaatggaggcttttttttttctccagcaGCATTTGCAATTCTTTCAAAAGGTAAAGATAAAGCTTCATGATGTTCAGTGAAtagttcttttatctttttcctTTTGCTTCCCTCTCCAAGAACACTCCATTGTTTATGGGGCCTTCCAGAACCAAAATGGCTATTTTATTGGACATAAGATTTCTCTGAAGccaatgattttctttttgtataaatgtatcataaTTTCAGCCactgttttagttttttcttcacctttgaaataaatataactaaagcaacctttatttgagttttcttcagtattttttatttcattaagtaaaTCCTACCAGAATCTTAATTTATCCTCTCCTACTTCACGCATATTTGGGGTATAAGATCTAATCttttctttgttattgtttttaagaaccattaatataataaaatctttaatatccGAAACATTTCAAACTACTTTATACATTTCTTTACTTTAAACTgtctaaaattttatgttattattgctTTAACAATTATCGCATAAGATTTCCTGTAATAATATTCCCttcgggcatttgtttttaaaagttacgttctaaatgtcttttaaacgttttttaaacgtcttttgaacgtcctatacgtaagaatgtttaaaagacatttaaaagacgttcaaaatacatttagaacgtaacttttaaaaataaatggccGCTGGGTTATATTACtaagtttcatttaaattacagaaaatgcTAAATATAATGTAGCGATAGAGCGCTCGCCTCGTAAGCGAGaagttccgagttcgatccccaccacgtccctggtagtaccgcgctcaacttgtttctgcgcgcagcggccttgttcgccaaagttcgtgtttcagaattatagagttgagatagggttgtaaccacaaaaaGTAGCTTCCTTGACTGTAGTATAGTACCCTCTCAGCCTTGGGgaggtaaataattaaaaaaaacaaataaaaacatgctGTTCGAATAATAAATCATCATTAAATACTGACAATAAATATCTTAACAAACTTCTAAATAGTATATAATGCCAAAAGCacgttttttaaagtatatttaatattaatgatttaaaaactatattagaacaagTTCTACAAAAAACTCAGATTTAAGTTTCCCgccaatttcatttgttttgatataataaaatacttttaaaaatggcgGAAAATAAGGTTTTTATGAGTTCATTAACATTtgaatttctttaataacttctaaTAGCGCTGGAGACTGCAGTAATCTCTTTATATTCTAAAAGTAGAAATGTTAATTAActggaaaaatatatatatttgtggaaCTCGGTGGAACATTTTTTTAGCTGatatataaaccaaaaaaattcaattatttgctacttttttttaaagaagtctttaaatttaaacaaaaagtcagactttttttttctttttagtatatttgaaatatttatagtCAAAagattatcttaaaaataaatatacatttttatttaaatttcaaactctctaatttagttaaataaaaatctcgTATTAttcagatttctttaaaaataatatattttttcatttcttttaactataaaatacaaaataaaatttttatgaaaaaattatttttacttttgaaataaaaaatcatagtaatttaatattatttaaaaaagggcacttaatttataaaaaagttgtgagGGGTTTATTGCCATTTTCTTGTTGTCTTGAGTCACTGTGCGGCGCTTTATGATCAATAACAATGCGTTAAACGTCCATCTATTTATACGTCCTTGGTTTACTTTATCGAGTAAATGtcgagttttttaaatttttctattacaTTAAAGTTGAAAGCtctgatattaatttttttggttactTTTATGTCGTtttccttattattattattttactttcttCAGTTTAAACTAACGAAGATAAAATGGAATTGAGTGATTGTCTTAAAACTGAATTAGAATTGATAagaactaaaattgataaagacGAAGTTTGTGTTCTTGAGCAATTTTTATCCGGGTGTACAACAGTGGAAGACGTCAGCGTATTAGCTATACGATACAGACACTTTTTACGCGAAAAATATTCTTCTAATTGGGGTAGTTGCAATTATGAGCCAATTAAACGCCCAATCAAAATTGCTTATCTTCTTAACCcagacaaaatattttacaatgaaatagATGATGTGATTTGCAATTATTTGTGTAACGAAGGAGCGGAAGTGATACCATTTACATATCAAAATTTCTACTTTAAAGCTAGCAAATATGGAATAGACCTTTACATCGATAACAAAACAATTGATATCGATGGTTTTCTTTCATACGGGTACAGAAGTAAAAACAATATGGAGATTTATTTGTACATTGTCCAAATGATGGAACAAAAGGGGGTAGTGTGTCTTAACTCGCATGAAATCGATTGCATAATCAATAGTAAACTTCTTCAATCCGTATATTTTGGCAAAGCAAAGGTTCCAATACCAGATACATATCAAACGTTTGATATACAAAGCACTAAGACGCTTGTGGAGTCGGTCGACATTGCACCGTGCATCGTTAAGTTGCATGACGGTTACGGTGGTGCCGGGGTTTCGAAGATCGACCATAAAAACGGTATCATTAACTTTGTTGGAAAGTGTATTTGGAAAAACGAATACATTCTAGTGCAAAAATACGTGCCTGATTCAATAGGTCGTTCAGTAAGAGTATTATGTTTTAATGGCAAAACCTTTAGCATTACAGAGTACCAAGATTTATCGGGGAGCCTTTTGTCAAATGCAAGTTACGGAGACAAATTTAGACTCAACTCGTTAATGTCTCATCCAAAGTACAACATTTATGCGGAAGTTGCGGAAAAAGCGTTGAGTTCTCTAGGAAATATACTAATCGGGGGTGTTGATATTTTAGATTCAAAGACGGAAGGCGTAGTAGTACTTGAAATAAATGGttttccagatatttttgaCAATTGGCTAACTACTGGGAAGTGTGGTTTCCACCAGTTAGCTAAATGCTTtatggataaaataaaaaataccgtTTTAAAAAGGTGTTctaatgaaattgtttaaaattaatatctaaaaagcttgttaataatatttcccAAGATgcttttatatacaaaataaacaaattgaataaaaaattgaagtttttagttttacgGCAGCTTGCGGAATAACGAATAAATTTTGATACTCTCAATAATATctattaaacacattttttactggtgattttttatttcccatgaaatttcattcaaaaaagacaaatatCTAACGAGAGCattaaaaactgcaataaacagtaaaaaaaaccGTAAAAAAAATGCCGTTTTATAAAGGTGTTCAaatgaaatagtttaaaattgcttgttattaatattttcaaagcttttatatataaaataaactagcaCAAAAAATAGGTTATACGGCCCATAGTGCCTCAGAAATCTTAGACActggcaaaaattatttatttatgaaataagattttatttaatatgtccaggaattaatttttgaagtttaCTTGTTGGACGATGTAGATAAGGGTAAGgtgtatcaattttttatttttttttaattttaaaattaagggGGGTTAATTTTGGTGTAGGACATTTAAGATTATAATTCcaaatctgcaaaaaaaaaatgtattacaaGGATGGGCCacttattataaacattataatataaaatatgaccAATTAAAagtggaaaacaaaaaaattattttctttgtaaacttttgaaaaactcaCTATttggttaaattaaaaaaaacatcatatttgattgaaaaagtcataaaatgagtttttgtgaatgatgtttttagaaaaattaggctctttcctttatttttaaaccagTAATTCGACCGTAGGTGTTTAAGGGTTtacctgtttttaaaataaggagagttcaatttttaagaatttaatgaGGGTTGCGAATATGTCAAAATCCAAAAATGCTTTGTTTTGATGATAAAcctattttttaatgtaaaaataatcaaaatacgACTAACGAAAAGGAACaataataatctaaaataatatttatttgattaaattatttatattaaattatttatattttgagaCAGAAActtctatttaatttattgaaatttacaaaaaaacagaaTATCAATTAAACGGGCTAGAggttaaaaagttcttttaaaacatcCAAATAAAGGTGAGAggatttaagaaaaatttagtattactaaaaatcaatattactaaataacaGAAAATGTTTGGTGAAGTACTAACCCCAACCCTTATAAGAGCCTTTCAAATATTATTAGAGAAGATATTTTTACTCCATCAAACATTTTGTGAACGCAAACTTATTATCAAAGAGAACAAGATATTAGTTAAcagataagaaaaaaatttatcagttaATTAGGAACAAGCAAAGCAAAAATCGAGTtttgcaaatttgtttaaagtttctTATGACTCTTCTGAATGAAATTTGGTTCCAATGACAACAGTTCCAATGTTTCTAAAATCTGAGGCCCATGTTCCAGGAGTTTGTGTACAGTTGGAGATATTATATACCAGGAATACTTCTCTACTATCAAATTAATAGACTTATtgcataacaatttttttacttctgttcactttatatttttagtttaagatttatatttaatcggataagaaatattatatttatatatgaaaacaTATTGTTTTGATTAACTAGTTAAttcgaaaaaaattacaaaacctAGATGTCTTTAACTAGATCGTATTCgatattgctttaaaataaatgcaagtaAGCTATAAGTACTGGATGATCCATGACatacttttaactaaaaaaatattttttgttaaatgtattTTTGGCCACTGTTTAAGGTGGTAGGGAGGTGGTAGGGAGGTAAAATAGCTTTCTGAAATTCGTCATTGTAACTCTTTTTAGTTtactaaaattgtaaaatatattaatagaaatagaaatagtttaaatagaaatagtttgcataaaataactttttatttttcaaacatacTTTTCGACGCTTTTTCAAACAAATCCTTTTCTACGCTTTTTTTCTCTTCTTATATGCGAACTTCTTTTCTTTTCGTTTGAAGCGtgaattatataagttttttgccatagtttttgaaatatgcaaaaaatagCAAGTTTGTTGCCATACCTTTTTTAATCAATGAGTTACACtaatctaaagttttttaatccaACCAGtctaatgttttgtttttatactaaaaagtATAAGCTTATATTGTTTGTACTTCGGCATTAGGTTttgtacaaattaaaaaatccaATACAGCAAAGTCACTTTCAGATGCTTTGTTTGATGTGAAGACATTCTCTGCGAACTCAGTTATATTATTAGAAGGATGCCAATATTTATCTCCAGGAAGTTGATCATCAAGTTGTCTTTCCAGAATAACTAACAAAAAATGACAATTCTAATCAATTCTAATGTCTGcagtgttaaaatatttaaatcagtgTCAGTAGTCTcttctaataatttttcatacaaaatatcTTTATGAATATTAACATTATGAATATGGACTAAATATAGGTGTTTTCGAGATCAGAATCAATGATGCATTTTTACACGAGCCTAAGTACTTCATTTTAAAGGTGAGCAAAAATGGGTTGATGTCAAGAAATATCTTTTGGGATTCAATTATCCACCTAAGTGGCTCTGTAATCATTTTATCAATTATTCCAAGAGCCCGCACTACTGCTAAATATAGCTCGTTGCAAATATCTTCTTTAGTTGCTAGTAAATGATTATTTAGTTTTGGCCAATTTTTAAGAAACTCTAAAAGATCCTTCGAATACAAAGCTGCAGCATGCAAAAGCTGTAAGCATTCGAATACTCTGTCCTTTACCAGCAAGAAATACATTAA containing:
- the LOC100205817 gene encoding probable alpha-L-glutamate ligase, encoding MELSDCLKTELELIRTKIDKDEVCVLEQFLSGCTTVEDVSVLAIRYRHFLREKYSSNWGSCNYEPIKRPIKIAYLLNPDKIFYNEIDDVICNYLCNEGAEVIPFTYQNFYFKASKYGIDLYIDNKTIDIDGFLSYGYRSKNNMEIYLYIVQMMEQKGVVCLNSHEIDCIINSKLLQSVYFGKAKVPIPDTYQTFDIQSTKTLVESVDIAPCIVKLHDGYGGAGVSKIDHKNGIINFVGKCIWKNEYILVQKYVPDSIGRSVRVLCFNGKTFSITEYQDLSGSLLSNASYGDKFRLNSLMSHPKYNIYAEVAEKALSSLGNILIGGVDILDSKTEGVVVLEINGFPDIFDNWLTTGKCGFHQLAKCFMDKIKNTVLKRCSNEIV